CCGGGCCGCAGGGGACGCGGACGATGCGGACGCCCTCGCTCACCGCCTCGAGCGGCGCGCGCCCCTCGAAAGCTCGCGTGTAGAGGTCGACCGCGACGCCGAGCCGGCCTAATGCCTTCGAGAGCTCCAGGACGTACGTCACCTGGCCGCCGGTATCGGTGGCGCCGAGGCGCGGCACGGCGTCGACGTAGCCGTGAACCGAGAACATCCCCAGGCGCTCGAGCCTCATTTCGCCACCGCCGTTACCGAGTAGTCGGTATTTATGATGATGTCGGCCCCGTCCTTCAGTTTGGAGATGAACTCGTGCTCGCGGGCGAGGACGCGCTCCAGGAAGTCGTCCTGACCTTCGCGGCCCCGCTCGGCCCGGGCCTCCCGCGTCGCCTCGAAGTCGCGGTCGATGAAGACGCGGCGGTCGACGTTCGCCGGCGACGTGGCGTAGGTCCCTTCTACGACGACGAGCTTGACGCCGGCGAGCGAAACTTTTTCGGCGGTGAGCTCGTCTTCTTCGAATAGGGACAGCGGCTTCTCGAGCTCGGTTACGTTCGCGTCGCGGGCGCGGGCCAGCTGCTCGTCCAGCAGCTCGAGCCGGACCTCGCCCGGGCCCACCCACGCGAAATCGGCGAGCCTCTTGCGGTGGTTGGTCTTGGGGGGCAAGACGAAATAATCGTCTTGTTGGATGACGAGGGTTTTAACGCCGTCTTCGCCGGCCAGCCGGGCCAGCTCCGCGGCGGCCTCGGATTTGCCGGAGCCCGATTCGCCGCCGACGGCGACGACGAAGCGCCCGGGGGCGCGCTTGATTTCGCCGGCGAGGAGGTCGTAGACGGCGCGGGCCGCGGCGGTATGGTGCGGTTTGATTTTTAAGACGTCGCCCTTCATAAGAACGCGTCGCCGTTGCGGTAACGCCGGCGGCCGGGGGCGCCGGGAACCTTTGGGCGCGAACGCGGGCCCTATTACAGTGAACCGCGGCGCCGCGGGTATGTTTAATATACCCTAAAAGGATACCCCCCGTCAAGGCGCGGGGCGCGAACGGGGGTATTTGATTTGTCGCGTAGTTTGTGATAATATAACTGGAAAATGTCTTCGGAATCCATAGAGAAACTGCGTTTAACGCAGTGCACCGCCGCGGCGGGTTGAGCGGCCAAGGTCCCGGCCGAGGCCCTGGCCGAGATAATGGCGGAGTTGCCGGTGCCGGACCACCCGCTGCTTTTGGCGGCGACGCGGAACGGCGAAGACGCCGCGGTGTATAAAATCAGCGACGAGCAGGCGTTGATCGCGACGGTCGATTTCTTCACGCCCATCGTCGACGACCCGTACGACTACGGCCGGGTCGCCGCGACGAACGCCCTCTCGGATATTTACGCCATGGGCGGCGAGCCGTTCCTGGCGCTGAACGTGGTGGCGTTTCCGTACGGCAAGCTTCCGGACGACGTACTGATAACCACCCTCAAGGGGGGCGCCGCGACGTGCGCCGCGGAGGGCGTGCTGCTGGCCGGCGGCCACACCGTCAAGTCGCCGGATATCCTCTACGGCCTGGCGGCGCTGGGTTTCGTGCGGCCCGACCGAGTCATAACCAACGCCGCCGCGAAGCCGGGCGACGCGCTCGTGCTGACCAAGGCGCTGGGCACCGGCGTCATCCAGACCGCGGTGAAGCGAGGCGAGTGCCCGCCCGAAACGGAGGCTTCGGCGCTGGAGAGCATGCTGCAAAGCAACAAGGCCGCGGCGGCGGCCATGTCGGCCGCGGGCGCGGTTTGCGCCACCGACATCACCGGCTTCGGCCTGTTGGGGCACGCGCTGGAAGTGGCCCGGGCTTCCGAGGTCGGCGTGCGGATCTTCGCCTCGCGGGTGCCGCAGCTCCCCCGGGCGCTCGAATTCGCCGACACCTATGTCCCGGGCGGTTTGATTAATAACTTGAAATTCGTCGAACCGGATATTAACGTGGTGGCGGAGATATCTCACGCCGCGTTAAACTTGCTCGCCGACCCGCAGACCTCGGGCGGCCTGCTCGTAGCGCTGCCGCCGGAGCGAGCCGCGGCGTACGCGGCCGCGGTCGGCGGCGCGGCCGCGGTGGTCGGCGAGGTGTTCGCTTCGTCGGCGCCGACGTTGGAGATAGTAAGCTGAGTTGGTTAAGGAGTGGTGGGCCTCACCTGGAGGTACAAAATGCGGTACGTTACGGCGGTTGTAACCTTGTTCGCGATATCGTCGCTGGTAGCCGGTTGCCAGAAAAGCCCTGGGGAAAAGGAAGTCCTACCGCCCCCCAAGATCGTAAAGACTATCCCGGCCGACGCTAACCCGCTGCGCAAGACGTACGAGGCGGAGGAGCTCGGCCCCGAAGTTACCCGCGGCGAGCTGACGTCGGACCCCGCGGCCTCGAACCAGATGTCCCTTTTCGTGAAGCCGGGGGACGCCAAGCTGGGCGAATACGCGGCCTGGGGGCCGTACGAGGAGATCGCGCCCGGCTCTTACCTCGCGCGCTGGCGCGTGAAGGCGGCGAACCTGCCCAAAAACGACGAGCCGGTTTTCTGGGTCGACATAGCGGGTTACCCCAAAGCCGACCCCGACAACTATAAAATGATTATGTCGAAGGGTTTGTACGCCAAGGATTTCCCGGACCCGGAGAAGTACTATACCTTCAAGATCGGTTTCGACGTCACCGAACCCTTCATTTTCGAGCTCCGCACCCAATACTTGCAGGAAGCGGACCTGTGGATCGATTGGACCAGCCTGGAGCTCGCGCCGTAGGCCGAAGAGGCGGGAAGGACCGGGCCGAGTAGGCCGGCGGGCCTGCTCGCTTTTAGGTTTTATCGCCGGCGGCCAGGTCCTCGAGTTTCAACGTCCGGTTGACGCGTACGAAGACGACGCGACCGGCCTCGAATTTAAGCTCCACCGTGCCGTAGAAACGGTCCCGCGCCAGCCGGCCGAGGTAAAGTACCAATTCCTTTAGCATATAATGACGCCGCACCCCCTTTCTTTGTGCTATATGATATATAGCATATTGCTAACACCGTGTCAAGGGTTTATTCGGAACCGTTGCCTTGACACGCCCCGGCGGCGGTGTTAATATTGAAAGCTCATATAGGTGCTCTCTCGTAGCGAACGCGAGGCCGACTCGAGCCGGCTGCGCCGCGAGTGCGAACGGCTGGCCGGGGAGCTCGCCGGCGGCCGTCGCGTGGGCCGCGAAGTATTGGTCGAGTTTTTAGGCGCTGCGGTTCGCGCCCACGGCGATTTGGGGGACGACGAGCGTTACGAGTTGCGTTACGGCCTGGGCCGGTTGGAGCACCTGTTGGCCCAGGGGGGACGGTTCGCGGAGGCGGACGCCTTCTACCGCGCGCGGCTCGAGCTTACGCGGCGCGACTTCCGCCTGCTATTCCGCGACTACCGGGACGTGGGCGCGCTGGCGCGCAGTTGGGCGTTCGGCCTCTGGCGGTTCACGAGCCGGTACGGGACGAGCGTGCTGCGGTTGGGGTGGGTGACGTTTAACGTCGCGTTCTGGTTCTCGGTGCTGTATTTCGTCCTCGACGTCCTGGCGGTGCAATTCTTGGGCCAGCGGGCGTTCTCGTCGTACGCGGTGGTATCTTACTTGAGCTATTTCGTAATCGGGTTCGAGGGGTTATTTCCCGGGACGGCGGTTTTTTTGGCGAAGACTTTTTGGGCGCAGCTCGCGCTCGCCGTAGAGAACGGGTTGGGCGCGGTTCTGATTTTATCGCTGGTGAGTTTGGCGGCGCGTCGGGTTTGGCGAGGTTTGGGTTAGCAGGCCGGGACGCGCCCGGCTCTTCCGGAGGAACGAGATGAAGAGATTAATACCCTTTTTGGTGACGGCGTTGGCGGCGGCGTGCGCGGCCGGGGCGGCGGAGGCGGGCTCGTCGGCCGCGGCGTTTCTGAAAATAGGCGTCGGCGCCCGGGCGGTCGGCATGGGCGAAGCTCAGGCGGCGGCGGCCGAAGGCCCGGAGGCGTTGTATTGGAACCCGGCCGGCCTCGCGGTGGATAGCCGTCGCGCGGTGTCCTTCACCCACAACGAGTGGCTCGAGGACGTCCGCTACGAGTACCTGGGCCTTTCGTATCCGCTCTTCAACCTGGGTACGGTCGGTTTCTCGGCGGGCCGGGTGGGCATGGGCAAGCTCACCGGCCGCGACGAGCAGGGTAACTACACCGGCGACTTCAGCGCCAGCGATATGGCGCTGTCGCTCGGGTACGGGCGCCGCTTCTTCAACTTCCTCGCGGTGGGCGCCGCGGCGGAGTACATATCCTCCACCATCGAAGACGAGAGCGCCTCCGCGTTCGCCGGGTCCCTGGGCGCGGTGGCGGACTTGCCGCTGCCCGGGCTGGCGGCCGGCGTCTCGGCCTCCAACATCGGCGGCGAGATGAAATTCATCGACGAGGGCGACCCGCTGCCGCTCGCGGTACGGGGCGGCGTGGCGTATACGTTGCCCTTCGGCGGCGAGACCAACGAACTTATGGTGGCGGTAGACGGCGTCAAGTTCAACGACCGCGACGACGTTATGGTCAACACCGGCCTGGAGTACTGGTTTATGAAGACCATCGCCGCCCGCGCCGGCTACAAGGCCAACTACGACGAGGACGGCCTGACCGGCGGCCTGGGCTTCAAATATTCGCCCGCCGCCAACCTGGGCCTCCTGGCCGACTACGCCTACGCCGATATGGGCCTTTTCGGCGCCACCCACCGCATAACCGTGGGGATGCAGTTCTGACGGCGAGCGGGGTTACCGTTTATTATAGGCCGGCCTACGTGCCGGCCCGTTTTTTGACCTATTTCGTTTAAATTTAGATAGGAGCGTACGCGGCTTTTGCTTGCCGCTTAGGCCGCGGCTATGTTATATTTTTGTAAGATGAAATAAAACCCGCCGGCTTCCCGATACACGCCCGGGAGGGATATACGGATATGAAATCCTTCGCGAAATACGGTTTAGTGGTCGGCGCGTTGCTCGGCGCGGCCGCGGCGACGTGGGCCATCGGCGAGCTCACCATCACCAACCCGGCGGACGATACCCAGGTCAAGCCGGGCCAGGTGGTTCGCATCACGTGGCGCAACTTCACCACCAACCCCGTGGACGTCTGGTTGAAGTGGGACGGCCACCGCACCAAGATCGGCGAATACGGCCGCGAGACCGACGGTATGGTGATGTGGCGCGTCCCGGCGGACGAATCGGGCGCGTACCGCATCGTCGTCGAGGAGGCGGGCGGCCTGGGCTCCGAGGCGTCCGTGAATATAACCGTCGCGGGCGGCGCCCCCGCGCTGCCGGAGGTCTACGCCGCGCCCAACCCGTTCGACCTCTCGAGCGGCAGAGGGCAACTGACGTTCGTCGGCGCTCCCTCCGGCTCGAGCGCGGCCATCTACGATATGGAGGGCCGCGAGCTCGTCAAACTCTCGGGTTCTCCCCTCCAATGGGACGGCCGCAACGAACGGGGCGACATGGTCGCTGGCGGCACGTATATGTTCGTCGTCGAGCTCCCCTCCGGCGAGAAGCACACTGGCAAGATAGCGGTCGTGAAGTGAGGACGACGCCGGCTCCGCTATCGCTCATCGCGCCGATTCTCGTTGCCGCGGTCGCCCACGCCGCCGCGGTTCGCTCCGTCTCGGTCGACGCGTACGAAGTCTACACCGAGGTGACCGTAGCGTTAGACGGGCCGGCGGCGTTCACGTGCGAGGCCGGCGCTGAGCCGCGGACGCTGGTCCTCACGGTGGCCGCCGACGCGCCCAAGGGGCTATCGGTCCCGCCGGCGGGGCGCATCCAGAACGTACGCGTCGCCCGGGCGAAGGGCGCGACCACCTTCATCGTAACGACTACGGCCGACGTCGGTACGTTTCGCGCGTATTTCCAGCGCGAGCCGGCCACCGTGGCGGTTGGCGTATTCCGCCGACTCGAGCTTACGCCGCCGCGGCCGGAACCGCTCTTCAAACGCTTTTTGTCTAACCGCAAGCTGTTGCTCGTGGACGACGACGACGGCCCGGGCAACGGCAACAAGTACAGCGTCGACGTCGACGCCAAGTACCGCGACGCGCTCCAGCGGTTGGGCGTCCCGTTCGACGCGTACGTCGTACGCGCCGGCCGCGACGGCCCGTCCGCGGCGGAGCTGGCCGCGTATCCGCTCGTCATCTGGTTCAACGGCCTGGACGCCCGGCCGGTGGTCATCTCGGCGGCGGACGAACGCGCGATGGCGTCGTACGTCGAGGGCGGCGGCCGGCTGTTGCTAATATCGCAGAACTACTTGTCGGACGCGTCGCGGGCCCGGACGCCGTTTTGCCGGGAGGTGTTGGGGATAACGTCGTACCAGGCCGATACCCAGGTGGCCGAGGTAATCGCCGGGCCGGGGGTTTCTTTGCCGCAGGAGAAGTACGGCCTGTCGAACGACCTGACCATAATCGGCAACTGGGGCGACGGCTTCCGGCCGCCGGCGGACGCGGCGTCGTTCTTCGTGGGCCCGGGCGACGGCCTTTGTTACGGTATGGTGCGGCCGGTCGGCGGCGGGAAGGCGGCGTTCTTCTCGTTCGCGCTGGAGAACGCGGGGTACGTCAACCGCATCGCGGACATAATGGCGGCGGCGCTGGACGCTTTGGCGGCCGACGATTAACCGCCGACGCAGGCCCGCCGCCCGGCGGGTCTCGTTTAAGCGGCGTAAGGTTTAATTTCTAAATGAAGATATTGGGCATCGACCCCGGCTTGACGGGCTCGGGCTTCGGTTGCGTCGAGAGTCGCGGCCGGGCGTATTATAAATTGTACGGCGATACCGCGGCGCCGCCCGCCAAGTGGCCGCTCCCGGAGCGGCTGGCCGCCATCCGAAACTACACCCTCGAGGTCCTGGGGGCCGTCAAACCGGAGGCGGTGGCGGTGGAGATGCTGTTCTCCCACGCCGAGCACCCCAAGACGGCGCTCCAGATGGCGCAGGCGCGGGGCGTGATACTGGAGGCGTGCGCGGAGGCCCGGGCGCCGGTGCTCGAGTACGCGGCGCGGCGGGTCAAGCAGGCGGTGGTGGGCGCGGGCGGCGCTTCCAAGGACCAGGTCTCGCGAATGGTCATAAGGCATTTAAGTTTGAAGGAGCCGCCGGCGACGCAGCACGAGGCGGACGCGCTGGCGCTCGCGTTGTGCGCCCACTTCCTGTCCGCGCGCCCGAACGATAAGCGATGATCTCGCACCTGAGAGGGGTCGTCCTGAAGAAGAAGCGCGACGCCGTCGTGGTGGAGGCGGGCGGCGTCGGTTACGACGTGTTGCTGCCGGGCGCGGTGGCGGCCCAGCTCGAGGAAGTCGGCCCGGGCGACGAGGTCTCGCTCGTCATCTCGTACCACCTGGTCGCGACCCCCTCCCGCATTACGCCCCTTATGGTCGGCTTCGCCAACGACGTCGAACGCGAGTTCTTCGAGCACTTCATCTCGGTATCGGGAATAGGGCCGAAGGCCGCGGCGCGGGCGTTGACGCTGCCGTTCGCCCGCGTCGCCCAGGCCATCATCGAGGAGGACGTGGCCGCCCTTACGCTCCTGCCCGGCGTGGGCCGCAAGCGCGCCGAGGAGATAATCCACCAGCTCAAGGGCAAGGTCGCGGCGGCCGCGCTGTGCCGGACGCGGGCGGAGGCCGCGCCCCCGAGCGCCGCGGGGGCGCTCCTTGAGGCGGAGGCGGTACTCGAGCAGCTCGGCTACAGCCGCGCGGAGATACGGGCCTTAATAGATAACCTCGGCGACGGCGCCCGCGATTGCACCACCGCTGAAGAAGTGCTCGCGCTCATCTACGCGCGCCAAAGGGCCAAGTGATGGCGGAAGTTTCGCGCAACGAGCTCATCGCCCGGGAGGAGAAGCCGGAGGACGCTACGTTCACGGCGCCGCTGCGGCCCCGCCGCTTCGACGAGTTCGTAGGCCAGCGGCAGGTATTAAAAAATTTGGAAATCGCCGTGGAAGCGGCGACCGAACGCGGCGAGCCGCTGGACCACCTCCTCCTCTACAGCCCGCCCGGGCTGGGCAAGACGACGCTGGCCCACGTCGTCGCCAACGAGATGAAGGTGCACATCACCGCCACCTCCGGCCCGGCGCTGGAGCGCCCCGGCGACCTCATGGGGATCCTGACCAACCTCGGCGAACGCGACATCCTCTTCATAGACGAAATCCACCGCCTCCCGCGGGTGGTGGAGGAGTTCCTGTACCCGGCGTTGGAGGAATTCAAAATAGACTTCATCCTGGACAAGGGCCCCGACGCGCGGACCGTGAAGTTCAACCTGAAGCGGTTTACGCTCATCGGCGCCACGACGCGGGCGGGTTTGCTAACCACGCCCCTGCGGGACCGCTTCGGCCTGTTCCATCACCTCGAGTTCTACCCGCCGGCGGACCTCGAGTGTATACTCCTTCGCTCGGCCGAGATATTGAACGTGCCGCTGACGGCGGGCGGCGCGGGGGCCGTGGCGCGGCGGGCGCGGGGTACGCCGCGGGTGGCGAACCGCTTGCTGCGGCGCGTCCGGGACTACGCCCAGGTAAAGGGGCGCGACGAGTTGGACGACGAGGCCGCGGCCGAGGCGCTCAAGTTACTGGGCATCGACGAGGAGGGGTTGGACGCCCTCGACCGCCGCGTGCTGGAAGTGATAATCGAGACCTACGACGGGGGGCCGGTGGGCCTGAAGGCGCTGGCGGCGACGCTCAACGAGGAAGAGGATACGCTGGCCGACGTCGTCGAGCCGTTTCTACTCAAGATCGGCTTCCTGGGCCGGACGCAACGCGGCCGCGTCGCGACGCGCCGGGCGTACGAGCACCTGGGGAAGAAGGCGCCCCGCGACCTCCCCGAAATCGAACCCCTGCCCTTCGAGGAGGACGGCGGCTACGACGCCCTTTGAGATATGGGTAACGTATTCGATATCCCCCTAGCCGAGGCGCGCGCGGAGATGCTCGCGCTCATCCGCGAAGTCGCGTACGCCGAGGGCGACTTCACGCTGGCGTCGGGCAAGAAGAGCAAATATTACATAGACGGCCGGCGCGTAACGATTCACCCCCGCGGCGCGGTCCTGACCGGCGTGCTTTTTTTAGATACGATACGCGACCTGCTCGAGGAGGGCGGCGAGCCGCTCGGCATAACCGGCATGACGCTGGGGGCGGACCCCATAATCACGGCCGCGGCGATGGCGGCGGCGGCCGCCGGGTACGAGCTCTTCCCGGTCTACTGCCGCAAAGAGCCGAAGGGCCACGGCGCCGGCCGCCAGCTCGAGGGCTACGTCGACCCCGTGAAGCGGTGCGTCGTCGTCGAGGACACGGCGACGACGGGGGCGTCGGCGCTCAAGGCCGCGGCCGCGGCTCGAGCCGCCGGCATCGAGCCGCTGGCCGTCGTGCTGCTGGTGGACCGCGGCGAGGGCGCCCGGGAAGCGGTCGAGGAGGCGGGGCTGGAGTTCCGGGCGGTGTTCACCGTCGGAGAACTCAAATCTCGGTGAGAAATGGACCGCAGCCTTTTAACGATGATGCGCCGGGGTGTTAGATATTATTAAGGGCGAATAGCGCGCGAGGGCGAAATTATACAAATCTCGCAATCTGTATAATTTCTCGGGCGGGTTTTATACATTTCTATAAAAGGCCGGTTTGGTATAAAAGGTCGCCGTTGTGCGGTTCCTGCGGCTCGCTTTCGTTCCGTAAAAGGTAAAAAATAAGCCGGGAAATAAAAAACCGCCGGCGCGCCGGTATTATTTTATGAGGAAGTGCACGAAGAGAGCACGCAAGAAATTCCGCACCCTCGACAGGATAATCTGCCTGGAGGGCGAGTGGTCCGCCGACATCCGCAGCGAGGAGTCGGTGAAGCCGCTACTCCAGATCCTGCAGCGGCGCGGCGAGATTAAATTCATCTACCGCCGGTGCGGGACCAAGGCCGAGCTTGCGTACTACCTCCAACAGAAAAAATATTACCGCGACTACCAGATCGTATATCTGTCTTTCCACGGCGCGCGCGGCAAACTAAAGATATCGCCGCACGAGGTGATAACGTTGCCGGAGATAGCGGACCTCGCTCACGGCGCGTTTAAGAAAAAGCTCGTTTACTTCGGGAGTTGTAAGACGCTGAAAGCGGTTGACGAACAGCTCAAGGATTTTTTGAAGAAAACCGGGGCCGCGGCCGTCGCCGGGTATACCAAGGACGTGGGGTGGGTGGAGTCGAGCGCCTTCGAGCTGTTGTTCTTGTATTGGGCGGCATATTATAAAAAACCCGCGTACCTGCTACGCAAGTTGGCGGCACGTTATTCTCGGTTGCAGAAATTAATGGGATTTAGATATTATACCGGCCGCGGCCCGAGGAGGCTATAGGCTCAAGGCGCCGGCCGCGGCGCCTTTTTTATTTGAAGATGAATACGGCCCGGCCGTCGCCGGCCTGGAGGGGCGCGCCTTCGGCGGGCCAAGGTTGACGACGGCTGCGGTGGCGAGGTCTTCGGCGTGCCTGCTTCGGCGGTATGCCGTGGGCCCGTAAGAGGGCGCGGACGGTTTCCCGGCCCACGGCTATGCCCTCCACCTCGTTGAGCTTCTCGGTGAAATGGAGGTCGTTGAAGTCGTGGTAGATGTTGGTTCTAAGCTCCACGATCCGGTCGCGTCTCGCGGGTTCGATGGCCCGGCGGGAGGGACGGCCGCGCCGCGCGGCCAGCTCGGCCGGGAAGTCGGCGTCGTCCTTGGCGCCGAAGAGGTCGAAATAGGGTGGCGAGCGCTCGTAACTCACTTAGGATTATATAACATATTAGGCCGGGGCGTGTCAGCGTCAAAAACCGTTGCGGGAGAGGGTGTTATCGGTTATATTCATTACGCGGCCGTACGTAGCGTCGTTGCGCTACTTCGGTACGGGTGCGAGTACTCGAATGTTGCGTCGGTTTATACAGAAAAGTAATCCCGTAATTGCGGGCGTCGCGTTGGCGGCGGCCGCGGTCCCGTTCCTATTTTCCTGCGGCGACGACGAGGGCCCCACCGGCCCCACGCTGCCGTTCAACTACCGCCATCCCGACGGCGGGGAGTGGATTTACGGCTACGAGAGCATGGAGTTCGCGCGGTACGTTATCGCCGGGACCTACGACCACCCCGCGGGCGGCGAGACGCAGAAGTTGTACGAGTACGTCCGCGGCCGGAGCGGTTGGGAGGAGTCGTTCGTCTACTACCTCAAGGTGGGCGCGGACGACGTAAAGATATACGCCGACGCCGAGGCGAACCAGTTCATAGTGCTGCTCAAGTTCCCGCTGACGCAGGGCGGAAGCTGGGACGCGGGCCTGGGGCTGAGGGCGACGTTCGTCGCCGTCGAGAAGGTTACGGTCAGCGCCGGCACGTTCAATTGCGCCCGGGTGGCCTATACCGGCGGCCCGGGCACCTTCACCGTCTGGTGGGCGTCCGGCGCGGGCGGGTGGGGCGCCAGGAACGCCGGCTGGTGGGCCCTGGGCGGAGAACCGATCGTGCTCGAGCTAGGCTGGTACAATTTACCGACTTAACGTCGGCGCGAGGCCGGGGTCGGGAAGCAACGGTTTAGTTTTAATAAAAAACCGCCGGCCGTCAAGGCCGGCGTTTACCGCGATTTCCCGACGGGATGTTCACGGCGAGCGAAGCGTCGTAGCGGGGCCCGGGCGTTTTCGGCGAAGGTAAAATAATTGTTGCAACCAGCCGGCTTATCGGTTATGTTTACCTTTGCCGAGACGTTTGTGGCGCTTTTCTCAGGGCAGGGGGAATTAACTGCTAACGTCCATAATCGGACGCAGGCGCGGTCCGCGCCAGAGAGGAGCTAGTCGTATGGTTAAGCGGTTATTAGCAGGGCGTTACGTGATCGCAATCGCGGCGGTTTTGCTGGCGGCGAGTGCCCCGTTGTTGGTATCGTGCGGAGACGACGACGAGCCCACCGCCCCCACGACGCCGGCGTTTGCGTATCCCCATATGAACGGCGCCGAATGGATTTACAACTATAAGGGTGAAACGGCCGCGAAGTACACGATATCCGGCGTTTTTAATCACCCCACCGCAGGCGAAACGCAAAAGTTCTACGAGTACGTCCAGGGCGAGAGCGGTTGGGAGCTGTTCAACCTTTACTATCTTAAAGCAACCGATAACGACGTCCGGTTATACTTAGACCCCGAGAAGAGTCAATTCACGACCTTACTCAAGTTCCCGTTGAAGTCGGGCGATACCTGGGACGCCGGCCTGGGCTTGACCGCGAACGTTTCGGGGCCGGAGAAGGTTTCGGTCCCCGCGGGTTCGTTCAATTGCTTCAAGATCGACTACACCGGGGTCGGGACGAGCTTTACCTTTTGGTGGCCTTCCAACCTGGGCGGCATAGGCGCCAAGAACCACGGTTGGTGGTCCTTGGGCGAGGACCCCATTACCACGGAACTCGCTTCGTACAATTTACCGACGTAGCGTCCGGAAAG
This sequence is a window from bacterium. Protein-coding genes within it:
- the pyrE gene encoding orotate phosphoribosyltransferase, with the translated sequence MGNVFDIPLAEARAEMLALIREVAYAEGDFTLASGKKSKYYIDGRRVTIHPRGAVLTGVLFLDTIRDLLEEGGEPLGITGMTLGADPIITAAAMAAAAAGYELFPVYCRKEPKGHGAGRQLEGYVDPVKRCVVVEDTATTGASALKAAAAARAAGIEPLAVVLLVDRGEGAREAVEEAGLEFRAVFTVGELKSR
- a CDS encoding DUF6642 family protein — encoded protein: MRKCTKRARKKFRTLDRIICLEGEWSADIRSEESVKPLLQILQRRGEIKFIYRRCGTKAELAYYLQQKKYYRDYQIVYLSFHGARGKLKISPHEVITLPEIADLAHGAFKKKLVYFGSCKTLKAVDEQLKDFLKKTGAAAVAGYTKDVGWVESSAFELLFLYWAAYYKKPAYLLRKLAARYSRLQKLMGFRYYTGRGPRRL
- a CDS encoding crossover junction endodeoxyribonuclease RuvC, producing MKILGIDPGLTGSGFGCVESRGRAYYKLYGDTAAPPAKWPLPERLAAIRNYTLEVLGAVKPEAVAVEMLFSHAEHPKTALQMAQARGVILEACAEARAPVLEYAARRVKQAVVGAGGASKDQVSRMVIRHLSLKEPPATQHEADALALALCAHFLSARPNDKR
- the ruvA gene encoding Holliday junction branch migration protein RuvA gives rise to the protein MISHLRGVVLKKKRDAVVVEAGGVGYDVLLPGAVAAQLEEVGPGDEVSLVISYHLVATPSRITPLMVGFANDVEREFFEHFISVSGIGPKAAARALTLPFARVAQAIIEEDVAALTLLPGVGRKRAEEIIHQLKGKVAAAALCRTRAEAAPPSAAGALLEAEAVLEQLGYSRAEIRALIDNLGDGARDCTTAEEVLALIYARQRAK
- the ruvB gene encoding Holliday junction branch migration DNA helicase RuvB — its product is MAEVSRNELIAREEKPEDATFTAPLRPRRFDEFVGQRQVLKNLEIAVEAATERGEPLDHLLLYSPPGLGKTTLAHVVANEMKVHITATSGPALERPGDLMGILTNLGERDILFIDEIHRLPRVVEEFLYPALEEFKIDFILDKGPDARTVKFNLKRFTLIGATTRAGLLTTPLRDRFGLFHHLEFYPPADLECILLRSAEILNVPLTAGGAGAVARRARGTPRVANRLLRRVRDYAQVKGRDELDDEAAAEALKLLGIDEEGLDALDRRVLEVIIETYDGGPVGLKALAATLNEEEDTLADVVEPFLLKIGFLGRTQRGRVATRRAYEHLGKKAPRDLPEIEPLPFEEDGGYDAL
- a CDS encoding PorV/PorQ family protein gives rise to the protein MKRLIPFLVTALAAACAAGAAEAGSSAAAFLKIGVGARAVGMGEAQAAAAEGPEALYWNPAGLAVDSRRAVSFTHNEWLEDVRYEYLGLSYPLFNLGTVGFSAGRVGMGKLTGRDEQGNYTGDFSASDMALSLGYGRRFFNFLAVGAAAEYISSTIEDESASAFAGSLGAVADLPLPGLAAGVSASNIGGEMKFIDEGDPLPLAVRGGVAYTLPFGGETNELMVAVDGVKFNDRDDVMVNTGLEYWFMKTIAARAGYKANYDEDGLTGGLGFKYSPAANLGLLADYAYADMGLFGATHRITVGMQF
- a CDS encoding glycosyltransferase, which codes for MRLERLGMFSVHGYVDAVPRLGATDTGGQVTYVLELSKALGRLGVAVDLYTRAFEGRAPLEAVSEGVRIVRVPCGP